The nucleotide sequence TAGTCCATTGCTAGACTCAGAGGTAACAGGGGAGGGTAAAGGAGGTAGAAGCATCAATGTTTGAACCAGAAAATCTAGCCTCAAACTCTACCAGATTCTGGCTCTCGTGAAAATGAAATAGCCCTGGTGTGGAACTGTGTTGACTTGCTTTTTAGGTCGGGATTTTTTTTCCTTTGTCTGTGATGTTTGTATTGGTCAAAAAGCAAAAAATAAGTTTCCAGAGTGGATCAATATAATCCCGTCAAACATTCACGAAAATCACCCAGAATATGTTAACTATCAAAGTACTACTTTTTTTCCTTTGCCGATACCAGATAACTTACCTTAGTGATAGAAGTGTTGAATGTCATGAAAAAATGAGCCTCTAATCTGAGAGAAATGCTTCCAATGGGCGTGTCAAGCCAACCCCGACGCGCACGCAACTGCTCTATATCGACTACCGCCTCTAGAGCGTCGCCCGATGGCTCGAACCTTTATACCGTCTGGATCGACGAGCAAGTTTCTCACTTTCTTTGTCGGTGTGGGTTTGTCCCTTCTGCCTTGCCGTCAGGTACTGTTGACTGAGATTATCACCCCGTCACGGCTCTTTTGCATCGCCCAGTTACGAGTCAAAATCGTGCGGGGATGAATAACGCGGCGGGTATTGAGGAGGTGTCGAAGGGAATAATCGCTGGTTTGGGCGACGCTTTGGTACAAATTTTCCCAACTGGTGCGGCGCAACGCCTCAAGTTCTGCACTCTCGCCGCGACTCGGTTCTAAGGCATCTGCCATAAAGACCACACAGCTCAAATCGCTCATCTGCGGACGACCCAAGGTATGATTGCGAATCGCCTCTAAAATTGCCGGATCGTTCATGCCAAATTGGTGTTGTGCCACGATTGCACTGACATCAGCGTGAAGGAGGTGCGGGGTATTTTCGCAAACGGGATCGATTTCTACTCCTTCCTCCCGCGCCATTTGCAAGAGGCGTTCGGGCTTAAAGCATTTTGCCAAATCGTGCATCAATCCCGCCCATCGTGCCTTCTCCTCATCGAGATGGTAGTGACGGGCAAGATCGCCGCTCATTTGTTCGACCCCTAAAATATGTTGCAGGCGAGGCGGGGGAACATTATCTTTTAACCAGTCAAGGACGCGATCGCGCATAGGCTTTTATTATTGAATGTACATGGGACACCGATTGCTGTTCACTGTCAATGCTTTACAACCTTGTCAAACAAATCCTCATAGCGATCTAGCGCGGCATCAAACGCATAATTTTCAATGGCGTGCTTCCGGCTATTTTGTCCCAATGCCTTCACCCGTTCGGGATCTTCATACAGTTCTCGAATTGCCACCGCCAAAGCTTTCGGATCTTCCGGCGGAACTACAATACCCCCTTCGCTGGCACGAATCGCCTTTGCTGCTGTCCCTGAAGCGGGAACCGAAGCAATAATCGCGCGACCGCTAGAGAGCAACACCTGAATTTTTGAGGGCATATTGAAGGCAATCACATTTTTCTTTTGAATCACCAAACCAATATCCGCCGCCGACAGCATTTCAGGCAGCTTTTCCCTCGGTTGAAAGGGAATCAGCCGTACATTATTCGCTCCTCGTTCTTGGCAATACTTCTGCAAGCGATTAAGGGCTTTTTTCTCCCCCACAATCGTAATCGCAATCTCTGGAATATCTTGGAGGTGCGTTGCCGCATCGATAACCGTTTCCAGTCCTTGGGTGAGGGCAATATTGCCAGAGTAGAGAACGACAAATTTTCCTTCCAGTTG is from Lusitaniella coriacea LEGE 07157 and encodes:
- the yqeK gene encoding bis(5'-nucleosyl)-tetraphosphatase (symmetrical) YqeK, translating into MRDRVLDWLKDNVPPPRLQHILGVEQMSGDLARHYHLDEEKARWAGLMHDLAKCFKPERLLQMAREEGVEIDPVCENTPHLLHADVSAIVAQHQFGMNDPAILEAIRNHTLGRPQMSDLSCVVFMADALEPSRGESAELEALRRTSWENLYQSVAQTSDYSLRHLLNTRRVIHPRTILTRNWAMQKSRDGVIISVNST